Proteins encoded in a region of the Candidatus Nitrosomarinus catalina genome:
- a CDS encoding S1C family serine protease — protein sequence MDKSGIFVGATVGSISVFIIFSIIFIIPAGSDETTIQMQNQIDQNELQVQNQIDKINNLILDESKSLSLMEIFEKAEPGVVRVNTIRNQTSDTGGVGSGFVYDKMGHIITNAHVIEGSTKTVVTFLDGRSYNAEIIGMDEYTDIGVIKVNADLKLLNPLSLGDSSNLNVGEPIAAIGNPFGLSGSMTSGIVSQMGRLLPSGSGYSIPDVIQTDAAINPGNSGGPLLNMRGNIVGINTAIQSTTGEFTGVGFAVPSQTVAKIVPTLINDGEYKHPWIGISGRDIDPDTANVLGLKDALGFLVITVVESSPAADAGLVGSDKMIEVDGREYPVGGDIIVAVDGMDVRKIDDILIHLQRVKTVGDEMNLEILRDGRTTNVTIILQERPN from the coding sequence ATGGATAAATCAGGAATATTTGTGGGTGCTACTGTAGGTAGTATCAGTGTATTTATCATATTTTCAATAATTTTCATCATACCAGCAGGGTCAGATGAGACAACAATTCAAATGCAAAATCAAATAGACCAAAATGAATTACAAGTTCAAAACCAAATAGATAAAATCAATAATTTGATTTTAGATGAATCAAAATCATTATCATTAATGGAAATTTTTGAAAAAGCAGAACCAGGTGTAGTTAGAGTCAATACAATTAGAAATCAAACTAGCGATACGGGAGGAGTAGGTTCGGGATTTGTTTATGATAAAATGGGACACATCATTACAAATGCACATGTTATAGAAGGTTCGACAAAAACAGTTGTGACATTTTTAGATGGTAGATCATATAATGCAGAAATTATCGGGATGGATGAGTATACAGACATAGGAGTAATCAAAGTTAATGCAGATTTAAAATTATTAAATCCTTTATCATTAGGGGATTCATCTAATCTCAATGTTGGAGAACCAATTGCTGCAATAGGTAATCCATTTGGATTATCGGGTTCAATGACATCAGGAATTGTTAGTCAAATGGGCAGATTGCTACCATCAGGTTCAGGTTATTCAATTCCAGATGTTATTCAAACTGATGCAGCTATTAATCCAGGAAATTCAGGAGGACCCCTATTAAACATGAGAGGAAACATAGTGGGGATTAATACTGCAATACAATCTACAACAGGGGAATTTACTGGGGTAGGATTTGCAGTACCATCCCAAACGGTTGCAAAAATTGTTCCAACATTAATCAATGATGGAGAATACAAACATCCATGGATTGGAATTTCAGGCAGAGATATTGATCCAGATACAGCAAACGTATTAGGATTAAAAGATGCATTAGGATTTCTAGTCATAACAGTAGTAGAAAGTAGTCCAGCCGCAGATGCAGGACTTGTTGGTTCTGATAAGATGATAGAAGTAGATGGGAGGGAATATCCAGTTGGTGGAGACATCATAGTGGCAGTAGACGGTATGGATGTTAGAAAAATTGACGATATTTTGATACACCTTCAGAGAGTTAAAACAGTTGGAGATGAGATGAATCTAGAAATTTTGCGAGATGGTAGGACTACAAACGTTACAATTATTCTTCAAGAAAGACCAAATTGA
- a CDS encoding proteasome assembly chaperone family protein, with translation MQKEFPEAEIFEIKKTELKNPIIFAGFVGAGLVGPLAINHIITELKMTEIAVMRSKYLPPSTVFMRGRLRHPFRFYANESGTICAIICEITLRMDGLYSLVSSILDWAEKNGSKEIVILDGVASTEHDDKAYCAAEEDLIRTMADKDISLIPQGFITGIPGGILNECLVREIQGLTLLAKANKIEPDSGAAATLIEALNRFYEMEIDTSDLQEEKERIHSEFSELSQKYVEHREEISGMYM, from the coding sequence GTGCAAAAAGAATTTCCAGAAGCTGAAATATTTGAAATTAAAAAAACAGAGTTAAAAAACCCGATAATTTTTGCAGGATTTGTAGGTGCAGGTCTTGTAGGACCATTGGCAATCAATCACATAATTACAGAATTGAAAATGACAGAAATTGCAGTGATGAGATCAAAATATCTTCCACCATCAACAGTTTTCATGAGAGGCAGATTACGTCATCCATTTAGATTCTATGCAAATGAAAGTGGAACAATTTGTGCAATAATTTGTGAAATCACATTAAGGATGGATGGGTTGTATTCATTAGTATCATCAATTTTAGATTGGGCTGAAAAAAATGGATCAAAAGAAATAGTGATTTTAGATGGGGTTGCAAGTACAGAACACGACGACAAAGCATATTGTGCAGCAGAAGAAGATTTAATCAGAACCATGGCAGACAAAGACATTAGTTTAATTCCACAGGGATTCATTACAGGAATTCCAGGAGGCATTCTAAATGAGTGTCTAGTTAGAGAAATTCAAGGACTAACATTATTGGCAAAAGCAAACAAAATAGAGCCAGATTCAGGCGCAGCTGCAACTCTAATTGAGGCATTAAACAGATTTTATGAGATGGAAATAGATACATCAGATTTACAAGAGGAGAAAGAAAGAATCCATTCAGAATTTAGCGAATTATCTCAAAAATATGTGGAACACAGAGAAGAGATATCTGGAATGTACATGTGA
- a CDS encoding DUF1512 domain-containing protein: protein MNFTDFEQMFSMSDDSDPLMMLVWIIPIIIFVFYGQQIQLLVTSGEIKKAIKKLDKFSTDSKKELIDYVQKNLEPVDEPTKKIEQFLDYFTIMPVDMDPNGIVEKVRHTVRSREDYTRNHIQSLLPNISEIELNRVQTLLELASSLQMIHKIVNHMFLTAKKQKNYPLILPLQMILPFIMEHAKAMQAAIPAFKTGQPIGDGIGPMVVGKMMLNEEKEIISFQTVMAKTTFEQRKLFLLKAEGPSSTVGRPDEALQKIIETNKIDAIIMVDAALKMEGEDSASIARGFGAAIGGIGTEKFQIEAIATTNQIPVFSIIVKQSVKEAITLMSKEIADQADNVRSQVYEMILENTAEGQSVVIIGVGNTVGVPQ from the coding sequence TTGAATTTTACAGATTTTGAACAAATGTTCTCCATGAGTGATGACAGCGATCCTTTGATGATGTTGGTTTGGATAATTCCGATAATTATTTTTGTATTTTATGGACAACAAATTCAATTACTAGTTACTTCTGGTGAAATAAAAAAAGCAATTAAAAAATTAGATAAATTCAGTACTGATTCTAAAAAAGAATTAATTGATTATGTCCAGAAAAATCTAGAACCTGTAGATGAACCTACAAAAAAAATTGAGCAATTTTTAGACTATTTCACAATAATGCCAGTTGACATGGATCCTAATGGAATTGTTGAAAAAGTAAGACATACTGTAAGATCCAGAGAAGACTATACGCGAAATCATATCCAATCTCTATTGCCTAATATTTCGGAAATTGAATTAAACCGTGTTCAGACATTACTTGAACTTGCTTCCTCACTACAAATGATTCACAAAATTGTAAATCACATGTTTTTGACTGCAAAAAAACAAAAAAATTATCCATTAATTTTGCCTCTACAAATGATTTTACCATTCATTATGGAGCATGCAAAAGCAATGCAAGCTGCAATTCCCGCATTTAAAACAGGACAGCCAATTGGTGATGGAATTGGACCTATGGTAGTTGGTAAAATGATGTTAAATGAAGAAAAAGAAATTATTTCATTTCAAACCGTTATGGCAAAAACTACTTTTGAACAAAGAAAATTATTTTTACTAAAAGCTGAAGGACCTAGTTCTACTGTTGGTAGACCTGATGAAGCATTACAAAAAATTATTGAAACTAATAAAATTGATGCAATAATAATGGTTGATGCAGCATTAAAAATGGAGGGTGAAGATTCTGCATCTATTGCAAGGGGATTTGGAGCTGCTATAGGTGGAATAGGTACTGAAAAATTCCAAATTGAAGCAATTGCAACTACCAATCAAATTCCAGTCTTTTCAATTATTGTAAAGCAATCCGTAAAAGAGGCAATTACTCTGATGAGTAAAGAAATTGCTGATCAGGCTGATAATGTTCGTTCACAGGTATACGAGATGATTCTAGAAAATACTGCTGAAGGACAATCTGTTGTGATAATTGGGGTTGGAAATACTGTAGGAGTTCCACAATGA
- a CDS encoding glycosyltransferase, whose protein sequence is MEVVIEIFTYIIASILIGICGAWIYLIKSMIESFTKTPYLDKFENTNNSTPKLSIILPARNEEKYLAKCLDSLIDQDYENYEIVVIDDSSEDSTGKIISDYAKNNNKIIHVSANSKPEGWMGKNWACMEGYRHAKGELLLFTDADTKHSRQVISLSVSHLLSLQLDALSAIPRLLTFDFFTKISLPMISTFLHTRFSAINVNNPKKKAAYFFGSFFIITKKTYEEVGMHEGVKHEIVEDGALGKKVKESGYKMRIVRGDDLIDAVWARDSKTLWHALKRLMIPLYLQSEKIAIGSFLAVLFLLFIPFPIFAITNFIPIESLSTKILHYSAAIASTLIYIGAIIEVKMGLKLRLIHALFAPLGGLVVTLGFLTGLIQAKGSSSVSWRGRSYSMKDHAQSSLSI, encoded by the coding sequence TTGGAAGTAGTAATTGAGATTTTTACATATATTATTGCATCAATTTTAATTGGAATTTGTGGAGCTTGGATATACTTAATCAAGTCCATGATTGAATCATTTACAAAAACACCGTATTTAGATAAATTTGAAAATACAAATAATTCAACACCAAAATTATCAATAATTCTTCCAGCAAGAAATGAAGAAAAATATCTTGCAAAGTGTTTAGACTCATTGATTGATCAAGATTATGAAAATTATGAAATCGTAGTAATTGATGATTCATCAGAAGATTCTACAGGAAAGATAATTTCAGATTATGCAAAAAATAATAATAAAATCATTCATGTTTCAGCAAATTCAAAACCTGAAGGATGGATGGGGAAAAATTGGGCATGTATGGAAGGATACAGACATGCAAAAGGGGAACTTCTATTGTTTACAGATGCAGATACAAAACATTCTAGACAAGTCATATCATTATCAGTTTCACATTTGTTAAGTTTGCAATTAGATGCATTGTCTGCAATTCCAAGGTTGTTAACTTTTGATTTTTTTACCAAAATATCATTACCAATGATATCAACATTTTTGCATACAAGATTTTCAGCAATTAATGTAAATAATCCAAAGAAAAAGGCAGCATATTTTTTTGGTAGTTTTTTCATCATTACAAAAAAAACATACGAAGAAGTAGGAATGCATGAAGGAGTAAAGCATGAGATTGTTGAAGATGGAGCACTTGGTAAAAAAGTGAAAGAATCAGGATACAAAATGAGAATAGTTAGAGGAGATGATCTAATTGATGCAGTTTGGGCCAGAGACTCAAAAACACTTTGGCATGCTTTAAAGAGATTAATGATTCCACTTTATTTGCAGAGTGAAAAAATTGCAATTGGAAGTTTTCTTGCAGTATTATTTTTACTATTTATTCCGTTTCCAATATTTGCCATAACTAACTTTATTCCAATAGAATCATTATCTACAAAAATACTGCATTATTCTGCTGCAATTGCATCTACACTGATTTACATTGGTGCAATCATTGAAGTGAAAATGGGATTAAAATTAAGATTAATTCATGCATTATTTGCACCATTAGGAGGATTAGTAGTCACTTTAGGATTCCTCACAGGATTAATTCAAGCAAAAGGTTCATCGTCAGTTTCATGGAGAGGAAGAAGTTATTCAATGAAAGATCATGCTCAAAGTTCACTTAGCATATAA
- the cofH gene encoding 5-amino-6-(D-ribitylamino)uracil--L-tyrosine 4-hydroxyphenyl transferase CofH: MTINIDSLFRNADPVISEILNKALSEKEISAKEGLELYKTKGIDFHLVGLVADELRKRRVGNIVSYVVNRNINFTNVCIKQCGFCAFSRDFREEEGYFLPTEEIVRRAKEAHSLGATEVCIQAGLPPDMDGNLYENICREIKKEIPDIHIHGFSPEEILYGATRSNIKIEEFLKRMKEAGVDTLPGTSAEILDQKLRDKISPGRITVEQWEEVIKTAHKIGINTTSTMMFGHLESLEHRIEHIVKLREIQKETSGFTEFVPLNFVHSEAPMYKHQLHEGIQQGGSGNDVLLTHAIARIMFNNTIDNIQMSWVKEGQKMSQLLLMWGANDFGGTLINESISTSAGSEYGQLLRPKEIRRMVREIGRIPAERNTQYKMIKKFETENEVDEGLDKITNNSQFGSYKELIKINKFRYKNPREE; this comes from the coding sequence ATGACAATTAACATAGATTCACTATTTAGAAATGCAGATCCAGTCATATCTGAAATTTTAAACAAAGCCCTATCTGAAAAAGAGATTTCAGCAAAAGAAGGATTAGAACTTTACAAAACAAAAGGAATTGATTTTCACTTAGTAGGGCTAGTTGCAGACGAATTACGAAAAAGAAGAGTAGGCAACATTGTATCTTATGTGGTAAATCGAAATATCAATTTCACAAATGTATGCATAAAACAATGTGGTTTTTGTGCATTTAGTAGAGATTTTAGAGAAGAAGAAGGATATTTCCTACCTACAGAAGAAATTGTACGTAGAGCAAAAGAAGCCCACAGTCTAGGTGCAACAGAAGTGTGTATTCAAGCAGGATTGCCTCCAGACATGGATGGAAATTTGTATGAAAACATATGCAGAGAAATCAAAAAAGAGATTCCAGACATACACATTCATGGATTTTCACCAGAAGAAATCCTATACGGAGCAACCAGATCAAATATCAAAATTGAAGAATTTCTAAAGAGAATGAAAGAAGCAGGAGTTGACACATTACCAGGAACATCTGCAGAAATATTAGATCAAAAATTAAGGGATAAAATTTCTCCAGGAAGAATAACAGTAGAACAATGGGAAGAAGTGATAAAAACAGCCCACAAGATTGGAATAAACACAACATCTACTATGATGTTTGGCCATTTAGAAAGTCTAGAACATAGAATTGAACACATTGTTAAGTTAAGAGAAATACAAAAAGAGACATCAGGATTTACAGAATTTGTTCCATTAAATTTTGTCCATTCAGAAGCACCCATGTACAAGCATCAACTACACGAAGGAATACAGCAAGGCGGAAGTGGAAATGACGTATTACTTACGCATGCAATTGCAAGGATTATGTTCAATAACACAATAGACAATATTCAGATGTCATGGGTGAAAGAAGGTCAAAAAATGTCACAGCTGCTATTGATGTGGGGAGCAAATGATTTTGGAGGAACACTAATCAATGAAAGTATATCCACATCAGCAGGTTCAGAGTACGGACAATTGTTAAGACCAAAAGAAATTAGACGGATGGTCAGAGAGATTGGAAGAATTCCAGCGGAAAGAAATACACAATACAAAATGATAAAAAAGTTTGAAACAGAAAACGAAGTAGATGAAGGGTTAGATAAGATAACAAATAACTCTCAGTTTGGATCATATAAAGAATTAATTAAAATTAATAAATTCAGATACAAAAACCCCAGAGAAGAATAA
- a CDS encoding TldD/PmbA family protein, whose product MSALEKAITYSKKAGIDECEIVSVKKNITTVRITDSEVVEIKQNFDENFGIRLIHNKKIASIQTTNEENIPDSIAKGIKSIKNLKPREFWRGLPVKKEYQQLEGIFDKKIKHISGSKATDIAQNMINSSESLKINTITGSLNLVYENFELSNSNGLNFNNESTYISGIINAESEQSIVPVSGIGHACGRTLSKFSSEQIGIDAKNMCTNSINPKKIDSDTYSIIFEPYSVGEILSFVVASNFNFKTFKEKKSCFSNKYKEKISMEEFNLTDNPHIPEGIGTKSIDSEGIKTEKSELIENGVFTNVFSNLYDSYKEGEKESSGNAIRIGSPMGNSAEPIPVSAPHNLIVTPGKSKQEDMIKDTKQGILIGRLWYTYAVNPIKGDFSCTARSGIQIIKNGEIVGPGKSVRIVHNLPKLLNNISDIGNDQRQVIQWASLPSITPSIKVENIAVNSI is encoded by the coding sequence TTGTCAGCCTTAGAAAAGGCAATCACATATTCAAAAAAAGCAGGAATAGACGAATGTGAAATTGTATCGGTTAAAAAAAATATCACTACAGTAAGAATTACAGATTCAGAAGTAGTTGAAATTAAACAAAATTTTGATGAAAATTTTGGGATCAGATTAATACATAATAAAAAAATTGCATCAATACAAACAACTAATGAAGAAAACATACCAGATTCAATAGCAAAAGGAATCAAATCAATCAAAAATCTAAAACCAAGAGAATTCTGGAGGGGATTACCAGTAAAAAAAGAATATCAACAACTAGAAGGAATATTTGATAAAAAAATTAAACATATTTCAGGCTCAAAAGCTACGGATATCGCTCAAAATATGATTAATTCATCTGAAAGTCTTAAAATTAATACAATTACAGGATCGCTGAATTTAGTTTATGAAAATTTTGAATTAAGTAATTCTAATGGACTAAATTTCAATAATGAATCAACATACATTTCAGGAATTATCAATGCAGAATCAGAGCAAAGCATAGTACCAGTTTCAGGAATTGGACATGCATGTGGAAGGACATTATCAAAATTCTCATCAGAGCAAATAGGAATAGATGCAAAAAATATGTGTACAAATTCAATTAATCCAAAAAAAATTGATTCAGATACATATTCCATAATTTTTGAACCTTACTCAGTGGGAGAAATATTATCATTTGTAGTAGCATCAAATTTTAATTTTAAAACATTTAAAGAAAAAAAAAGTTGCTTCTCCAATAAATATAAAGAAAAAATTTCAATGGAAGAATTCAATTTAACAGATAATCCACATATCCCAGAAGGGATTGGAACAAAGTCAATAGACAGCGAAGGAATAAAAACTGAGAAGAGTGAATTAATTGAAAATGGGGTTTTTACAAATGTTTTTTCTAATCTTTATGACAGTTACAAAGAAGGGGAAAAAGAATCATCAGGAAATGCAATAAGAATAGGATCACCCATGGGAAACAGTGCAGAACCAATTCCAGTTTCAGCCCCACATAATTTGATAGTCACACCAGGAAAAAGTAAACAAGAAGACATGATCAAAGACACCAAACAAGGGATTTTGATAGGAAGATTATGGTATACATATGCAGTTAATCCAATTAAAGGAGATTTCTCATGTACTGCAAGAAGCGGAATACAAATTATAAAAAATGGGGAAATAGTAGGACCTGGAAAATCAGTAAGAATAGTACACAATCTTCCAAAATTATTAAACAACATATCAGATATTGGAAATGATCAACGTCAAGTGATTCAATGGGCATCATTACCGTCAATCACCCCATCAATCAAAGTTGAAAATATTGCAGTTAATTCAATTTAG
- a CDS encoding TATA-box-binding protein has translation MPQTKPMISVVNVVASASVDQKMDLNEITKTFPDVEYHPDVFPGLVYRLKTPKSATLIFSSGKMVCTGSKSEELAKKAVKTVVQQLRKGGIKVKKDAVVSIQNIVSSINLGGKVNLEQAARTLPRSMYEPEQFPGLIHRMLDPKTVILIFASGKLVCVGAKLEKEVYRSVNNVHSLLEEKDLMVYD, from the coding sequence ATGCCACAAACAAAACCAATGATAAGCGTTGTTAACGTAGTTGCTTCAGCATCAGTTGATCAAAAAATGGACTTGAACGAGATTACAAAAACATTCCCAGATGTAGAATATCATCCAGACGTATTTCCAGGCCTTGTTTACAGATTAAAAACCCCAAAAAGTGCAACATTGATTTTTAGTTCCGGTAAAATGGTGTGTACAGGATCCAAGTCAGAAGAATTAGCTAAAAAAGCAGTAAAAACAGTAGTTCAACAACTTCGAAAAGGAGGCATCAAAGTCAAAAAAGACGCCGTAGTTTCAATTCAAAATATCGTATCTTCAATCAACCTTGGAGGCAAAGTCAACTTGGAGCAAGCAGCAAGAACTTTACCAAGAAGCATGTACGAACCTGAACAATTCCCAGGTCTTATCCACAGAATGCTTGACCCAAAGACAGTCATCTTGATTTTTGCATCAGGAAAACTTGTTTGTGTAGGAGCTAAACTTGAGAAAGAAGTATACAGATCAGTAAACAACGTCCATTCATTATTAGAAGAAAAAGACTTGATGGTTTACGATTAA
- a CDS encoding calcium/sodium antiporter translates to MEVILSATLLVIGLVMLCFGGNWLVSGGVGIAKKFRISNLVIGMTIVAYGTSTPELAASIAAAGDHGAIILGNIVGSNIANVGMVIGVSAILIPVAIQKSVLRKEIPIMLGVSLLLVLLSIDGELSIYDGGLLLVGLGVFAFFTFRDALKQRTKPSDDSENTKNNIYLKSFGLIAIGIVVLYIGAILTVDNAVIIASEFGLSEKIIGLTVIAIGTSLPELITSIIAIRKGHSDIGIGNIIGSNIYNVLMIMGVGAALGGVLITSDVYVDYAIMIIFSLSLLIGLKTKIINRTMGIILATGYVLYLVTTFFK, encoded by the coding sequence GTGGAAGTCATACTAAGTGCTACATTACTTGTTATTGGATTGGTGATGTTGTGTTTTGGTGGGAATTGGCTAGTTAGCGGTGGAGTTGGAATTGCTAAAAAATTTCGTATCAGCAATCTTGTAATTGGTATGACTATTGTTGCATATGGGACATCTACTCCAGAACTTGCAGCAAGTATTGCAGCAGCTGGTGATCATGGTGCAATAATTTTGGGAAATATTGTTGGAAGTAATATTGCAAATGTTGGTATGGTGATTGGGGTATCTGCAATTTTGATTCCCGTTGCAATTCAAAAATCTGTATTACGAAAAGAAATTCCGATAATGTTGGGTGTTTCTTTATTACTTGTTTTGCTTTCTATTGATGGTGAACTTTCTATATATGATGGTGGTTTACTTCTTGTTGGACTTGGTGTCTTTGCATTTTTCACGTTTAGGGATGCATTAAAACAAAGAACAAAACCTTCAGATGATTCTGAAAATACTAAAAATAATATTTATCTAAAATCTTTTGGATTAATTGCAATTGGAATTGTTGTATTGTATATCGGTGCAATACTCACAGTTGACAATGCTGTAATCATTGCATCTGAATTTGGTTTATCTGAAAAAATTATTGGATTAACTGTAATTGCAATTGGAACCTCTCTTCCTGAATTAATTACTTCTATTATTGCAATTCGTAAAGGACACAGTGACATTGGAATTGGAAATATTATTGGAAGCAATATTTACAATGTCTTGATGATCATGGGTGTAGGTGCTGCACTTGGTGGTGTTTTGATAACTTCAGATGTTTATGTGGATTATGCGATAATGATTATCTTTAGTCTTTCATTATTGATTGGATTGAAAACTAAAATCATTAACAGAACTATGGGTATTATTTTGGCAACGGGATATGTTTTGTATTTGGTGACTACGTTTTTTAAATAA
- a CDS encoding tRNA-binding protein translates to MTTVSYDDFAKLDLRVAKIISTEPIEGKSRIIKGKIDLGGDDQRDVIIGGAQYFQPDEIVGKTVIVLANLEPKTMAGVESNAMLLAADVDDKPYWLTVTEDVALGSPIK, encoded by the coding sequence ATGACCACTGTCTCGTATGATGATTTTGCAAAACTAGACCTTAGAGTTGCTAAAATTATTTCTACTGAACCAATTGAAGGAAAATCTCGAATAATTAAAGGTAAAATTGATTTGGGCGGTGATGATCAAAGAGATGTAATTATTGGAGGAGCTCAGTATTTTCAACCTGATGAAATTGTTGGAAAAACTGTGATTGTTCTTGCAAACTTAGAACCTAAAACAATGGCTGGTGTTGAATCTAATGCAATGTTGTTGGCAGCTGATGTTGATGATAAACCATATTGGCTTACTGTAACTGAAGATGTTGCTTTGGGTAGTCCTATAAAATAA
- a CDS encoding type II toxin-antitoxin system RatA family toxin translates to MQKSFQTRMATIVVQTEINSSLDKAWEIISDIDNEPKFWKGTKEVKTLSTEGDTIKREITIAFRDQKCLQEVQLNPKNEIKAKFTKGILNGTKIITLTPNNGKIIMKTSWEIKLSGMMNMFTAVIKNHIKSGTEQAMQSIKREIEG, encoded by the coding sequence ATGCAAAAATCATTTCAAACAAGAATGGCAACAATTGTGGTTCAAACAGAAATTAATTCCAGCCTGGATAAGGCATGGGAAATTATTTCAGACATAGATAATGAACCAAAATTTTGGAAAGGGACAAAAGAAGTAAAGACGTTATCTACAGAAGGAGACACAATAAAAAGAGAAATTACAATAGCATTTAGAGATCAAAAATGCTTACAAGAAGTTCAGCTAAACCCAAAAAATGAAATCAAAGCAAAATTTACAAAAGGTATTCTTAATGGAACAAAAATTATTACACTAACACCAAATAATGGAAAGATCATCATGAAAACATCTTGGGAAATTAAATTATCAGGAATGATGAACATGTTTACAGCAGTAATTAAGAATCATATCAAAAGTGGAACTGAACAAGCAATGCAAAGTATCAAAAGAGAAATCGAGGGATAA
- the cofG gene encoding 7,8-didemethyl-8-hydroxy-5-deazariboflavin synthase subunit CofG: MTNVILESEILNNVLENKEIDRHEIIDIYQKSISSSNELFATAQKLRIRNKNNSVTFSKKAFFNIINLCKDTCSYCTYKAEPGEGKISLMSKQQIKELLQLAKKYTCVEALFVTGEQPEKKYPEARNWLKENGFKSTVEYLIHSSEEALELGLFPHTNAGNLNYDEMKELKKTNVSMGIMLENISERLTKKGMPHYLAASKKPKTRLKILENSGKLQIPMTTGILVGIGETIEEIIDSLLAIRDLHKKYGNIQEVILQNFQPKPDTIMKDSPSANEEYFKKIVALTRIVMPEMNIQIPPNLSPKSYQSFLQVGINDWGGISPLTPDFVNPEFSWPEINKVEDYSKKAGYDLKCRFPIYPEFFSFINNRLRDKIAVIQNEDGYVKEEYWK, encoded by the coding sequence ATGACAAATGTGATTTTAGAATCTGAGATACTAAATAATGTATTAGAGAATAAAGAAATCGATCGTCATGAAATAATAGATATTTATCAAAAATCAATTAGTAGTTCAAATGAATTATTTGCAACCGCACAAAAACTTCGAATTAGAAATAAAAATAATTCAGTAACCTTTTCCAAAAAAGCATTTTTCAACATAATTAATCTGTGTAAAGACACATGCTCATATTGCACATACAAAGCAGAACCCGGAGAAGGAAAAATTTCTTTAATGTCTAAACAACAAATTAAAGAATTATTACAATTAGCAAAAAAATACACATGTGTAGAAGCATTATTTGTGACAGGAGAACAACCAGAAAAAAAATATCCTGAAGCAAGAAATTGGCTAAAAGAAAATGGATTCAAGTCAACCGTAGAATATCTAATTCATTCATCTGAAGAGGCATTGGAATTAGGATTATTTCCACATACAAATGCAGGAAATTTGAATTATGATGAAATGAAAGAGCTCAAAAAAACGAATGTTTCGATGGGAATAATGTTAGAAAACATTAGTGAAAGATTAACAAAAAAAGGAATGCCACATTATTTAGCAGCCAGTAAAAAACCAAAAACACGATTAAAAATCTTAGAAAACTCAGGGAAATTACAAATTCCAATGACTACAGGTATTTTGGTAGGAATTGGAGAGACGATTGAAGAAATTATTGATTCATTATTGGCAATAAGAGATCTTCATAAAAAATATGGAAATATTCAAGAAGTAATTTTACAAAATTTCCAACCAAAGCCAGATACAATAATGAAAGATTCACCATCAGCAAATGAAGAATATTTCAAAAAAATTGTAGCATTAACAAGAATTGTAATGCCAGAAATGAATATACAAATTCCACCTAATTTGTCTCCAAAATCATATCAAAGTTTCTTACAAGTAGGAATAAATGATTGGGGAGGAATTTCACCATTGACACCAGATTTCGTTAATCCAGAATTTTCTTGGCCAGAAATCAATAAAGTTGAAGATTATTCAAAGAAAGCAGGATATGATTTAAAATGCAGGTTTCCAATTTATCCAGAATTCTTTTCTTTTATTAATAATAGGTTAAGGGATAAAATAGCAGTGATTCAAAATGAAGATGGGTACGTAAAGGAAGAGTATTGGAAATGA